One Drechmeria coniospora strain ARSEF 6962 chromosome 01, whole genome shotgun sequence genomic region harbors:
- a CDS encoding alpha-1,6-mannosyltransferase Och1, producing MLKYCRLASTIAIWALLAVALLSLASGRRQSYRSWSVASSGLGATSSIPHKIWQIFLTPPKADRASFQIESSSLAYTASWLARHPNYEYVLVGDEGVEPILDQNYKDDEFLHRIFREMKSTGMRSDLLRYVLLATRGGIYADLDVEAVRPFDEWVPAEYKDRARVVVGVEFDRLDGPNWNEVHEDMQFAQWTIAAAPGHPLLRSMVRRVVSTLEAYVEEKGITLAELKAESADVMVLTGAAAWTDNVLAQLQRYEPAITSLRDLSGLKEPRLVGDILILPINGFGMGQSHSGSSNDGTIPHDAMTRHNFHGSWRNDGSN from the coding sequence ATGTTAAAGTATTGTAGACTGGCCAGCACCATAGCCATCTGGGCCCTCCTGGCCGTTGCCCTGCTCAGCCTCGCCTCCGGTCGTCGACAAAGCTATCGATCCTGGTCCGTGGCCTCGTCCGGCCTCGgcgcgacgtcgtcgataCCGCACAAGATATGGCAAATCTTCCTCACGCCCCCCAAGGCCGACAGGGCAAGCTTCCAGATCGAGTCCTCCTCCCTGGCCTACACGGCCTCCTGGCTGGCGCGCCACCCCAACTACGAATACGTcctggtcggcgacgagggtgtCGAGCCCATCCTCGACCAGAACTACAAGGACGACGAGTTCCTGCATCGAATCTTCCGCGAGATGAAGAGCACGGGCATGCGGTCGGATCTGCTGCGCTACGTGCTGCTGGCCACGCGGGGAGGCATctacgccgacctcgacgtcgaggccgtgcGACCCTTTGACGAGTGGGTTCCGGCCGAGTACAAGGACCGGgcgcgcgtcgtcgtcggcgtcgagttCGATCGCCTCGACGGACCCAACTGGAACGAGGTCCACGAAGACATGCAGTTTGCCCAGTGGACCATTGCCGCGGCGCCGGGACACCCGCTGCTGCGGTCCATGGTGCGCCGCGTCGTGTCCACGCTCGAAGCGTACGTCGAGGAAAAGGGCATCACCTTGGCGGAGCTCAAGGCCGAGTCGGCCGACGTCATGGTCctcaccggcgccgccgcctggaccGACAACGTCTTGGCCCAGCTCCAAAGGTACGAACCCGCCATCACCTCGTTGCGGGACCTGTCCGGTCTGAAGGAGccgcgcctcgtcggcgacattCTGATCCTACCCATCAACGGCTTCGGCATGGGGCAATCCCACTccggcagcagcaacgacGGGACCATCCCGCACGACGCCATGACGCGTCACAATTTTCACGGCTCGTGGAGGAACGACGGCAGCAACTGA
- a CDS encoding phosphoadenosine phosphosulfate reductase, whose amino-acid sequence MDRTGDCTLSLPERHSTTITIFTIFTIFTIFTIFTIFTIFTIFTIFTIFTIFTIFTIFTIFTIFTIFTIFTIFTIFTIFTIFTIFTIFTIFTIFTIFTIFTITTTTTTTTTIAVVLVIIAIVQPSSLRSILASRAWCEQLPHRRPLRGAACTTPTSSPDTHPATPTTLRCRKKMEPMHPMDILRFCTILFPDLYQSTAFGLTGLATLDMLCKIRRENSSLRPVGLIFLDTLYHFPETHELVARVRERYPDVPVHVFKPDGVDTVEELEETYGAEMWRTAGDMYDWIVKVEPLQRAYDELRVAAVVGGRRRSQGAARESMPILELDDERGIIKINPMATWSFSQVRDYVRENAVPYNALLDRGYKSVGDWHSTSPVEEGEDERAGRWKGQAKTECGIHNRRSRYEPFADGAKEKKSVGQVVPPV is encoded by the exons ATGGACAGGACCGGCGATTGCACGCTGTCACTCCCCGAGA GACACTCAACCACCATtaccatcttcaccatcttcaccatcttcaccatcttcaccatcttcaccatcttcaccatcttcaccatcttcaccatcttcaccatcttcaccatcttcaccatcttcaccatcttcaccatcttcaccatcttcaccatcttcaccatcttcaccatcttcaccatcttcaccatcttcaccatcttcaccatcttcaccatcttcaccatcttcaccatcttcaccatcttcaccatcttcaccatcaccaccaccaccaccaccaccaccactatcgccgtcgtcctcgtcatcatcgccatcgtaCAGCCCTCGTCGCTTCGTTCCATTCTAGCCTCTCGAGCATGGTGCGAGCAGCttccccatcgtcgtcctctgcGCGGGGCGGCATGCAccacgccgacgtcgagtccGGATACGCATCCGGCCACTCCGACGACGCTCCGTTGCCGAAAAAAG ATGGAACCCATGCACCCCATGGACATCCTTCGCTTCTGCACCATCCTGTTTCCCGACCTGTACCAGTCGACGGCCTTTGGCCTCACGGGGCTCGCCACGCTCGACATGCTCTGCAAGATTCGTCGGGAAAACAGCTCGTTGAGGCCGGTGGGGCTAATCTTCCTCGACACGCTCTACCACTTCCCAGAGAcgcacgagctcgtcgcccgcgTCCGGGAACGCTACCCCGACGTGCCCGTGCACGTCTTCaagcccgacggcgtcgacaccgtcgaggagctcgaggagacgTACGGCGCCGAGATGTGGCGCACGGCCGGCGACATGTACGACTGGATCGTCAAGGTCGAGCCGCTGCAGCGGGCCTACGACGAGCTGcgggtggcggccgtcgtcggcggtcgacggcgctccCAGGGGGCCGCCCGCGAGTCCATGcccatcctcgagctcgacgacgagcggggCATCATCAAGATCAACCCCATGGCCACGTGGAGCTTTTCCCAGGTCCGCGACTACGTCCGGGAGAATGCGGTGCCGTACAACGCGCTGCTTGACCGGGGATACAAGTCGGTCGGCGACTGGCACTCGACGAgccccgtcgaggagggcgaggacgagcgggcCGGCCGGTGGAAGGGCCAGGCGAAGACGGAGTGCGGCATCCACAACAGGCGGTCGAGGTACGAGCCGtttgccgacggcgccaaggAAAAGAAGTCGGTCGGCCAGGTGGTTCCGCCCGTGTGA